In one Myotis daubentonii chromosome 1, mMyoDau2.1, whole genome shotgun sequence genomic region, the following are encoded:
- the TRMT10A gene encoding tRNA methyltransferase 10 homolog A isoform X3: MSSEMVPAIIETSNVERKQDLSEDQKESQKPRLDEKFEPISKRQMKKLIKQKQWEEQRELRNYFNTDFRQKRKEKRKRKQLERQCQLESNSDGNDRKRIRRDVVHSTLRLIIDCSFDSLMVLKDIKKLHKQIQRCYAENRRALHPVQFYLTSHGGQLKKNMDENDKGWVNWKGLTYKQASDHGIDHAQLPLGNFVKMNSRKVLAINHVFEIILEYLETRDWQEAFFTVLPQRKGAVPTDKTCESSLHDKTSARVKSGLDSDSSEEETSRNELDSPHEEEKQDKENSTESTVHSIP, from the exons ATGTCATCTGAAATGGTGCCAGCAATTATTGAGACTTCTAATGTTGAAAGAAAGCAAGACTTAAGTGAAGATCAAAAGGAAAGTCAGAAGCCAAGATTAGATGAAAAGTTTGAACCAATATCTAAACGACAAATGAAAAagctaataaaacagaaacaatggGAAGAACAACGAGAACTCCGCAA TTATTTCAATACTGATTTTAgacaaaagaggaaggaaaaacgcAAGAGAAAGCAATTGGAGCGGCAGTGtcaactggaatcaaactcagatGGAAATGATAGAAAACGTATTCGAAGAGATGTTGTTCACAGCACACTTCGCCTTATCATTGACTGTAGTTTTGACAGCTTGATGGTATTAAAG GATATTAAGAAACTTCATAAGCAGATTCAACGATGTTATGCAGAAAATCGACGAGCACTGCATCCTGTGCAG TTTTACTTGACAAGCCATGGAGGCCAGTTGAAAAAGAACATGGATGAAAATGACAAAGGCTGGGTCAACTGGAAG GGACTCACATATAAACAAGCATCAGATCATGGAATTGATCATGCACAGCTACCCCTTGGAAATTTTGTGAAGATGAATAGTAGAAAAGTTTTGGCAATTAATCATG TGTTCGAGATTATTCTGGAATACCTGGAAACAAGAGACTGGCAAGAAgcattttttactgttttaccTCAAAGGAAAGGAGCTGTTCCCACAGACAAAACCTGTGAAAGTTCTTTGCATGACAAGACGTCTGCTAGGGTTAAAAGTGGATTGGACAGTGATTCCAGTGAGGAAGAAACTAGCAGAAATGAACTAGATTCACCACATGAAGAAGAAAAGCAGGATAAAGAAAATAGCACTGAATCTACAGTGCACTCTATACCATAG
- the TRMT10A gene encoding tRNA methyltransferase 10 homolog A isoform X1, with protein sequence MSSEMVPAIIETSNVERKQDLSEDQKESQKPRLDEKFEPISKRQMKKLIKQKQWEEQRELRNYFNTDFRQKRKEKRKRKQLERQCQLESNSDGNDRKRIRRDVVHSTLRLIIDCSFDSLMVLKDIKKLHKQIQRCYAENRRALHPVQFYLTSHGGQLKKNMDENDKGWVNWKDIHIKPEHYIEFIKKEDLIYLTSDSPNVLKELDESKAYVIGGLVDHNHQKGLTYKQASDHGIDHAQLPLGNFVKMNSRKVLAINHVFEIILEYLETRDWQEAFFTVLPQRKGAVPTDKTCESSLHDKTSARVKSGLDSDSSEEETSRNELDSPHEEEKQDKENSTESTVHSIP encoded by the exons ATGTCATCTGAAATGGTGCCAGCAATTATTGAGACTTCTAATGTTGAAAGAAAGCAAGACTTAAGTGAAGATCAAAAGGAAAGTCAGAAGCCAAGATTAGATGAAAAGTTTGAACCAATATCTAAACGACAAATGAAAAagctaataaaacagaaacaatggGAAGAACAACGAGAACTCCGCAA TTATTTCAATACTGATTTTAgacaaaagaggaaggaaaaacgcAAGAGAAAGCAATTGGAGCGGCAGTGtcaactggaatcaaactcagatGGAAATGATAGAAAACGTATTCGAAGAGATGTTGTTCACAGCACACTTCGCCTTATCATTGACTGTAGTTTTGACAGCTTGATGGTATTAAAG GATATTAAGAAACTTCATAAGCAGATTCAACGATGTTATGCAGAAAATCGACGAGCACTGCATCCTGTGCAG TTTTACTTGACAAGCCATGGAGGCCAGTTGAAAAAGAACATGGATGAAAATGACAAAGGCTGGGTCAACTGGAAG GATATCCACATTAAACCAGAACACTATATTGAATTCATAAAGAAAGAAGATCTGATTTATCTTACATCAGATTCACCAAATGTACTGAAGGAATTAGATGAATCAAAGGCTTATGTGATTGGAGGATTAGTAGATCACAACCATCAAAAG GGACTCACATATAAACAAGCATCAGATCATGGAATTGATCATGCACAGCTACCCCTTGGAAATTTTGTGAAGATGAATAGTAGAAAAGTTTTGGCAATTAATCATG TGTTCGAGATTATTCTGGAATACCTGGAAACAAGAGACTGGCAAGAAgcattttttactgttttaccTCAAAGGAAAGGAGCTGTTCCCACAGACAAAACCTGTGAAAGTTCTTTGCATGACAAGACGTCTGCTAGGGTTAAAAGTGGATTGGACAGTGATTCCAGTGAGGAAGAAACTAGCAGAAATGAACTAGATTCACCACATGAAGAAGAAAAGCAGGATAAAGAAAATAGCACTGAATCTACAGTGCACTCTATACCATAG
- the TRMT10A gene encoding tRNA methyltransferase 10 homolog A isoform X2 yields MSSEMVPAIIETSNVERKQDLSEDQKESQKPRLDEKFEPISKRQMKKLIKQKQWEEQRELRKQKRKEKRKRKQLERQCQLESNSDGNDRKRIRRDVVHSTLRLIIDCSFDSLMVLKDIKKLHKQIQRCYAENRRALHPVQFYLTSHGGQLKKNMDENDKGWVNWKDIHIKPEHYIEFIKKEDLIYLTSDSPNVLKELDESKAYVIGGLVDHNHQKGLTYKQASDHGIDHAQLPLGNFVKMNSRKVLAINHVFEIILEYLETRDWQEAFFTVLPQRKGAVPTDKTCESSLHDKTSARVKSGLDSDSSEEETSRNELDSPHEEEKQDKENSTESTVHSIP; encoded by the exons ATGTCATCTGAAATGGTGCCAGCAATTATTGAGACTTCTAATGTTGAAAGAAAGCAAGACTTAAGTGAAGATCAAAAGGAAAGTCAGAAGCCAAGATTAGATGAAAAGTTTGAACCAATATCTAAACGACAAATGAAAAagctaataaaacagaaacaatggGAAGAACAACGAGAACTCCGCAA acaaaagaggaaggaaaaacgcAAGAGAAAGCAATTGGAGCGGCAGTGtcaactggaatcaaactcagatGGAAATGATAGAAAACGTATTCGAAGAGATGTTGTTCACAGCACACTTCGCCTTATCATTGACTGTAGTTTTGACAGCTTGATGGTATTAAAG GATATTAAGAAACTTCATAAGCAGATTCAACGATGTTATGCAGAAAATCGACGAGCACTGCATCCTGTGCAG TTTTACTTGACAAGCCATGGAGGCCAGTTGAAAAAGAACATGGATGAAAATGACAAAGGCTGGGTCAACTGGAAG GATATCCACATTAAACCAGAACACTATATTGAATTCATAAAGAAAGAAGATCTGATTTATCTTACATCAGATTCACCAAATGTACTGAAGGAATTAGATGAATCAAAGGCTTATGTGATTGGAGGATTAGTAGATCACAACCATCAAAAG GGACTCACATATAAACAAGCATCAGATCATGGAATTGATCATGCACAGCTACCCCTTGGAAATTTTGTGAAGATGAATAGTAGAAAAGTTTTGGCAATTAATCATG TGTTCGAGATTATTCTGGAATACCTGGAAACAAGAGACTGGCAAGAAgcattttttactgttttaccTCAAAGGAAAGGAGCTGTTCCCACAGACAAAACCTGTGAAAGTTCTTTGCATGACAAGACGTCTGCTAGGGTTAAAAGTGGATTGGACAGTGATTCCAGTGAGGAAGAAACTAGCAGAAATGAACTAGATTCACCACATGAAGAAGAAAAGCAGGATAAAGAAAATAGCACTGAATCTACAGTGCACTCTATACCATAG
- the TRMT10A gene encoding tRNA methyltransferase 10 homolog A isoform X4, which yields MSSEMVPAIIETSNVERKQDLSEDQKESQKPRLDEKFEPISKRQMKKLIKQKQWEEQRELRNYFNTDFRQKRKEKRKRKQLERQCQLESNSDGNDRKRIRRDVVHSTLRLIIDCSFDSLMVLKDIKKLHKQIQRCYAENRRALHPVQFYLTSHGGQLKKNMDENDKGWVNWKDIHIKPEHYIEFIKKEDLIYLTSDSPNVLKELDESKAYVIGGLVDHNHQKCSRLFWNTWKQETGKKHFLLFYLKGKELFPQTKPVKVLCMTRRLLGLKVDWTVIPVRKKLAEMN from the exons ATGTCATCTGAAATGGTGCCAGCAATTATTGAGACTTCTAATGTTGAAAGAAAGCAAGACTTAAGTGAAGATCAAAAGGAAAGTCAGAAGCCAAGATTAGATGAAAAGTTTGAACCAATATCTAAACGACAAATGAAAAagctaataaaacagaaacaatggGAAGAACAACGAGAACTCCGCAA TTATTTCAATACTGATTTTAgacaaaagaggaaggaaaaacgcAAGAGAAAGCAATTGGAGCGGCAGTGtcaactggaatcaaactcagatGGAAATGATAGAAAACGTATTCGAAGAGATGTTGTTCACAGCACACTTCGCCTTATCATTGACTGTAGTTTTGACAGCTTGATGGTATTAAAG GATATTAAGAAACTTCATAAGCAGATTCAACGATGTTATGCAGAAAATCGACGAGCACTGCATCCTGTGCAG TTTTACTTGACAAGCCATGGAGGCCAGTTGAAAAAGAACATGGATGAAAATGACAAAGGCTGGGTCAACTGGAAG GATATCCACATTAAACCAGAACACTATATTGAATTCATAAAGAAAGAAGATCTGATTTATCTTACATCAGATTCACCAAATGTACTGAAGGAATTAGATGAATCAAAGGCTTATGTGATTGGAGGATTAGTAGATCACAACCATCAAAAG TGTTCGAGATTATTCTGGAATACCTGGAAACAAGAGACTGGCAAGAAgcattttttactgttttaccTCAAAGGAAAGGAGCTGTTCCCACAGACAAAACCTGTGAAAGTTCTTTGCATGACAAGACGTCTGCTAGGGTTAAAAGTGGATTGGACAGTGATTCCAGTGAGGAAGAAACTAGCAGAAATGAACTAG